In a genomic window of Deinococcus metalli:
- a CDS encoding PRC-barrel domain-containing protein — protein sequence MIKGKDILGRPIVAVSNGERVDTVHDVVFDHNANQVLGLLVDEGGWFSAAKAVPFAAIKSFGEDAVMIGSAEDITTSREDGQLKDALEAKHSLIGMKLLTSDGQDLGRIADVYFDEQSGRVQGYEATGGLFSDLSSGRTYVPAPEQVQIGEDAAIVPVSVAAAMQEQEPGGLKGALQSASASVQGAYTSAADSVKETYGNIADATKERQKEYVVGRTAGSDLLLDDGTVLVTKGETITAMDAERADAAGKLTALATSATGGTIADAYGSAVQGVQERYEDVRDGAAARQKEYVVGKVASRDVTTDAGEVIVPQGAVITTFQADRAEATGKLAALTAGALAPRPALDPNDPEAAVGRRLQTDVRAPGGSLVGAQGQIVTPAILDRARHLGVEQQLLAATRSGASVAGASAAVAGSLASVSEGASGLLDRAKAWLGDKREQAETALDDRQREAQEQRVRDALGRPVNRVILAPDDSIILNLGEIITHKAVQAARAGDVLDILLDSVSKDTPDIDPLASRPHETGTAALDGQPDPTAPQRN from the coding sequence ATGATCAAAGGCAAGGACATCCTCGGCCGACCCATCGTCGCCGTGAGCAACGGCGAGCGCGTCGATACGGTGCACGACGTCGTGTTCGACCACAACGCCAACCAGGTGCTCGGCCTGCTCGTCGACGAGGGCGGGTGGTTCAGCGCGGCCAAGGCCGTGCCGTTCGCCGCCATCAAGTCCTTCGGCGAGGACGCCGTCATGATCGGCTCGGCCGAGGACATCACGACCAGCCGCGAGGACGGCCAGCTCAAGGACGCGCTGGAGGCCAAGCACAGCCTGATCGGCATGAAGCTGCTCACCAGCGACGGCCAGGACCTCGGGCGCATCGCCGACGTGTACTTCGACGAGCAGAGCGGCCGCGTGCAGGGCTACGAGGCGACCGGCGGGCTGTTCTCGGACCTCAGCAGCGGACGCACCTACGTGCCCGCCCCCGAGCAGGTGCAGATCGGTGAGGACGCCGCCATCGTGCCGGTGAGCGTGGCCGCCGCCATGCAGGAGCAGGAGCCCGGCGGTCTCAAGGGCGCGCTGCAGTCCGCGTCCGCCAGCGTGCAGGGCGCGTATACCAGCGCGGCCGACTCGGTCAAGGAGACGTACGGCAACATCGCCGACGCCACCAAGGAGCGTCAGAAGGAGTACGTGGTCGGCCGTACCGCGGGCAGCGACCTGCTGCTGGACGACGGCACGGTGCTGGTCACGAAGGGGGAGACCATCACCGCCATGGACGCCGAGCGCGCCGATGCCGCCGGGAAGCTCACGGCCCTGGCGACCAGCGCGACCGGCGGCACCATCGCGGACGCCTACGGCAGCGCGGTGCAGGGCGTGCAGGAACGCTACGAGGACGTCCGCGACGGGGCGGCCGCGCGCCAGAAGGAATACGTGGTCGGCAAGGTCGCCAGCCGCGACGTCACGACCGACGCCGGCGAGGTGATCGTGCCGCAGGGCGCCGTGATCACCACCTTCCAGGCCGACCGCGCCGAGGCGACCGGCAAGCTTGCCGCGCTGACCGCCGGCGCGCTCGCCCCGCGCCCGGCCCTTGATCCCAACGACCCCGAGGCCGCCGTGGGCCGCCGCCTGCAGACGGACGTCCGCGCGCCCGGCGGCAGCCTGGTGGGCGCGCAGGGCCAGATCGTGACGCCGGCCATCCTGGACCGCGCCCGGCACCTGGGTGTCGAGCAGCAGCTGCTGGCCGCCACCCGCTCCGGGGCCAGCGTGGCCGGGGCGAGCGCGGCGGTGGCCGGCAGCCTTGCCAGCGTGTCCGAGGGCGCCAGCGGCCTGCTCGACCGGGCCAAGGCGTGGCTGGGCGACAAGCGCGAGCAGGCCGAGACGGCCCTCGACGACCGGCAGCGTGAAGCGCAGGAGCAGCGCGTGCGCGACGCCCTGGGCCGTCCCGTGAACCGCGTGATCCTCGCGCCGGACGACTCGATCATCCTGAACCTGGGCGAGATCATCACGCACAAGGCCGTGCAGGCCGCCCGGGCCGGCGACGTGCTGGACATCCTGCTCGACAGCGTCAGCAAGGACACGCCGGACATCGATCCCCTGGCCAGCCGCCCGCACGAGACGGGCACCGCCGCGCTGGACGGCCAGCCGGACCCCACCGCCCCCCAGCGCAACTGA
- a CDS encoding cysteine desulfurase-like protein: MTTSTAVPSAGLRAQFPPLRSGRAYLDNAAGGLLPERSVQAISAHLTEFGAVNAMPSHAPGRAVLDLKHRARAGTALFLNADPADVALGPSATALAFRVAAGLARWWGPGDEVIVSGLEHEANASPWRELERVGVTVRVWHARQPDMRLHPDDLAALLSPRTRLVSVTAASNVLGVTPDIPTITAQVRAAGAWTAVDAVHAAPHTLPDVQAWGADIVTFSPYKVFGPHLGALWLRPGVREQLPWPRLSFVPTGDITGLEHGTPQFELLAGWLATLDYLRDLGGAGTLDRAALDRAYAQIAALESPVAARLLGGLLDTPGVTVYGPRSMDGRVGTVAFRVGTEAPDVTAARLSERGVDVGAGHFYAVQPLTDLGLYPAGVVRASIAHYTTREDVEALIAGVS, translated from the coding sequence ATGACCACGTCCACGGCTGTTCCGTCCGCCGGGCTGCGCGCCCAGTTTCCACCGCTGCGCTCCGGCCGCGCGTACCTCGACAACGCGGCGGGGGGCCTGCTGCCCGAACGCAGCGTCCAGGCCATCAGCGCGCACCTCACCGAATTCGGCGCGGTGAACGCGATGCCGTCGCACGCGCCCGGGCGCGCGGTGCTGGACCTCAAGCACCGCGCGCGTGCGGGCACGGCCCTGTTCCTGAACGCCGATCCGGCCGACGTGGCGCTGGGGCCCAGCGCGACCGCCCTGGCGTTCCGCGTCGCAGCGGGCCTGGCCCGCTGGTGGGGGCCGGGCGACGAGGTGATCGTGTCGGGCCTGGAGCACGAGGCGAACGCCAGCCCGTGGCGGGAGCTGGAGCGCGTGGGCGTGACGGTGCGCGTGTGGCACGCCCGGCAGCCCGACATGCGCCTGCACCCGGACGACCTCGCGGCGCTGCTGTCGCCCCGCACGCGGCTGGTCTCGGTGACGGCTGCCAGCAACGTGCTGGGCGTCACGCCGGACATCCCCACCATCACCGCGCAGGTGCGGGCCGCCGGCGCGTGGACTGCGGTGGACGCCGTGCACGCCGCGCCGCACACCCTGCCGGACGTGCAGGCGTGGGGCGCGGACATCGTGACCTTCAGCCCGTACAAGGTTTTCGGGCCGCACCTGGGCGCGCTGTGGCTGCGTCCCGGCGTGCGCGAGCAGCTTCCGTGGCCGCGGCTGTCCTTCGTGCCGACGGGCGACATCACGGGTCTGGAACACGGCACGCCGCAGTTCGAGCTGCTGGCCGGGTGGCTGGCCACGCTGGACTACCTGCGCGACCTGGGCGGCGCAGGCACCCTGGACCGCGCCGCGCTGGACCGCGCCTACGCGCAGATCGCCGCGCTGGAGTCGCCGGTGGCCGCGCGGCTGCTGGGCGGCCTGCTGGACACGCCGGGCGTCACGGTGTACGGACCGCGCAGCATGGACGGCCGGGTCGGCACCGTGGCGTTCCGCGTGGGCACCGAGGCCCCGGACGTCACGGCCGCCCGCCTGAGCGAGCGGGGCGTGGATGTGGGCGCCGGGCACTTCTACGCTGTGCAGCCCCTTACAGACCTGGGGCTGTACCCGGCCGGGGTGGTACGGGCCAGCATCGCGCACTACACCACGCGCGAGGATGTGGAGGCGCTGATTGCCGGCGTGTCCTGA
- a CDS encoding biliverdin-producing heme oxygenase: protein MILPQLKAETRALHARAEAALDLLDPHLTPERYVDVLRGLHALYTPLCAQLGRTLAAHTALDWPARAAVKVPALSADLRDLGAVPGPPRTVPAMTDEAHAWGALYVLEGATLGGQLLRRHLAERLGTPERGLRFFGSYGEHVGARWKAFGAALTARTEASPAAFRDGVVAGASATFLLFETLAAPARVSA, encoded by the coding sequence GTGATCCTCCCCCAGCTCAAGGCGGAGACGCGCGCGCTGCACGCCCGTGCCGAGGCCGCACTCGACCTCCTCGATCCTCACCTGACGCCCGAGCGGTACGTGGACGTCCTGCGCGGCCTGCATGCCCTGTATACCCCCCTGTGTGCGCAGCTCGGCCGCACCCTCGCCGCGCACACGGCGCTGGACTGGCCGGCGCGCGCCGCCGTGAAGGTGCCGGCGCTGAGCGCGGACCTGCGCGACCTGGGCGCCGTACCCGGCCCGCCGCGCACCGTACCCGCCATGACCGACGAGGCCCACGCGTGGGGCGCGCTGTACGTGCTGGAGGGCGCCACCCTGGGCGGACAGCTCCTGCGCCGTCACCTCGCCGAGCGGCTGGGAACGCCGGAGCGCGGCCTGCGCTTCTTCGGCAGCTACGGCGAGCACGTCGGCGCCCGCTGGAAGGCCTTCGGCGCGGCGCTGACCGCCCGGACCGAGGCCAGTCCGGCCGCGTTCCGTGACGGCGTCGTGGCGGGGGCCTCCGCCACCTTCCTGCTGTTCGAGACGCTGGCCGCCCCGGCGCGGGTGAGCGCGTGA
- a CDS encoding ATPase, which produces MSASVTLPFLRPAPPPPAAFEAFLGDLPLTVLVGVTGVGKSTALSALGGERVLPDRRRVTDAVMILPHAPQGVADREERFRLTAQYRQGHPGGMAQALGSLVGDTRHWGRRPVFDGLRGLDEVTYAAGTYPAWRFVALSAPDAVRVRRLLGRADAFDRVKAAGSAAGRDLRTALDELPGIGAVFTPEQRDALAALPDEGFAAADVLAKVRIVISERRNYDPAAAEAYLSTLGPQRALLLDTVALDAAHVGQAIRAWA; this is translated from the coding sequence GTGAGCGCCAGCGTGACCCTGCCCTTTCTGCGCCCCGCCCCGCCGCCGCCGGCCGCCTTCGAGGCGTTCCTGGGCGACCTTCCCCTGACGGTGCTGGTCGGCGTGACCGGCGTGGGCAAGAGCACCGCCCTGTCGGCCCTGGGCGGCGAGCGCGTGCTGCCGGACCGCCGCCGCGTCACGGACGCCGTGATGATCCTGCCGCACGCCCCGCAGGGCGTCGCGGACCGCGAGGAACGGTTCCGCCTGACCGCGCAGTACCGGCAGGGCCACCCGGGCGGCATGGCGCAGGCGCTGGGCTCGCTGGTCGGCGACACCCGGCACTGGGGCCGGCGGCCGGTGTTCGACGGCCTGCGCGGTCTGGACGAGGTAACGTACGCGGCGGGCACCTACCCCGCGTGGCGCTTCGTGGCACTGAGCGCGCCGGACGCCGTGCGCGTGCGGCGCCTGCTGGGCCGGGCCGACGCCTTCGACCGCGTGAAGGCCGCAGGTTCAGCGGCTGGACGCGACCTGCGGACCGCGCTGGACGAGCTGCCGGGCATCGGGGCGGTGTTCACGCCCGAGCAGCGCGACGCGCTGGCCGCGCTGCCGGACGAGGGATTCGCGGCGGCCGACGTCCTCGCCAAGGTGCGGATCGTGATCAGCGAGCGCCGCAACTACGACCCCGCCGCCGCCGAGGCCTACCTGAGCACGCTCGGTCCGCAGCGGGCGCTGCTGCTCGACACCGTGGCGCTGGACGCCGCACACGTCGGGCAGGCCATCCGGGCGTGGGCATGA